In the genome of Candidatus Eisenbacteria bacterium, one region contains:
- a CDS encoding OmpA family protein — protein MKRFVSYAMVAILLAGSIGCASLTRKEKGLIIGGTAGTVIGGVIGKQAGNTAAGAIIGAAVGGAAGVVIGDYMDKQAAEMENDLEGAKVERVGEGIKLTFESGILFDVNKAELRPAAKENIEKLASIFAKYPDTNILIEGHTDSDGTEEHNQLLSERRAKSVSFYLASRNVESGRMSTIGYGETQPVADNATSEGKQANRRVEVAVMANEKLKKAAEEQARKG, from the coding sequence ATGAAGAGATTCGTTTCCTATGCGATGGTCGCGATCCTGTTGGCCGGGAGTATCGGCTGCGCAAGCCTCACCCGGAAAGAGAAGGGACTGATCATCGGCGGCACGGCCGGCACGGTGATCGGCGGGGTGATCGGCAAGCAGGCGGGCAACACGGCCGCCGGCGCCATCATCGGGGCGGCCGTCGGAGGCGCCGCGGGAGTGGTCATCGGCGACTACATGGACAAGCAGGCGGCCGAGATGGAGAACGACCTGGAGGGCGCCAAGGTTGAGCGTGTCGGCGAGGGCATCAAGCTCACCTTCGAGTCCGGAATCCTCTTCGACGTCAACAAGGCGGAGCTCAGGCCGGCAGCGAAGGAGAATATCGAGAAGCTGGCCTCCATCTTCGCGAAGTACCCCGACACGAACATCCTGATCGAGGGGCACACCGACTCCGACGGAACGGAGGAGCACAACCAGCTTCTCTCCGAGCGCCGGGCCAAGAGCGTCTCGTTCTATCTCGCCTCGCGGAACGTCGAGAGCGGCAGGATGTCGACGATCGGTTACGGCGAGACGCAGCCGGTCGCCGACAACGCCACGTCCGAGGGAAAGCAGGCCAATCGCCGGGTCGAGGTCGCCGTCATGGCGAACGAAAAGCTCAAGAAGGCCGCCGAGGAGCAGGCTCGCAAGGGATAG